One genomic region from Oncorhynchus keta strain PuntledgeMale-10-30-2019 chromosome 33, Oket_V2, whole genome shotgun sequence encodes:
- the LOC127914565 gene encoding collagen alpha-1(I) chain-like gives MERCRCDGEKEEEEKSGRVKEMGIEGEVDEVVLEGPGRPSPYVGPGAQGDRHLTLVQGPRETVTLRWSRGLGRLSPYVGPGAQGDRHLTLVQGPRETVTVRWSRGPGRPSPYVDPGAQGDRHRTLVQGPRETVVVRWSRGLGRLSPYVGPGAQGDRHLTLVQGPRETVTVRWSRGPGRPSPYIGPGAQGDCHLTLVQGPRETVTGPRETVTLRWSRGLGRLSPYVGPGAQGDRHLTLVQGPRETVTVRWSRGPGRPSPYVGPGAQGDRHRALVQGPRETVVVRWSRGLGRLSPYVGPGAQGDCHLTLVQGPRETVTVRWSRGPGRPSPYVGPGAQGDCHLTLVQGPRETITLRWSRGPGRPSPYVGPGAQGDCHLTLVQGPRETVTLRWSRGPGRLSPYVGPGAQGDRHLTLVQGPRETVTVRWSRGPGRPSPYVGPGAQGDRHRTLVQGPRETVVVRWSRGLGRLSPYVGPGAQGDRHLTLVQGPRETVTVRWSRGPGRPSPYVGPGAQGDCHLTLVQGPRETVTLRWSRGPGRPSPYVGPGAQGDCHLTLVQGPRETVTLRWSRGPGRPSPYVGPGAQGDRHRTLVQGPRETVTLRWSRGPGRPSPYVGPGAQGDRRRTLVQGPRETVTLRWSRGPGRLSPYVGPGAQGDRHRTLVQGPRETVTLRWSRGPGRLSPYVGPGAQGDHHLTLVQGPRETVTLRWSRAQGDYHLTLVQGPRETVTLRWSRGPGDRHLTLVQGPRETVTVRWSRGPGRPSPYVGPGSQGDRHRTLVQGPRETVVVRWSRGLGRLSPYVGPGAQGDRHLTLVQGPRETVTVRWSRGPGRPSSYVGPGA, from the exons ATGGAGAGGTGCAGGTGTGATGgagaaaaggaggaagaggagaagtcagggagggtgaaggagatgGGAATCGAGGGGGAGGTGGATGAGGTCGTTTTGGA GGGCCCAGGGAGACCGTCACCTTACGTTGGTCCAGGGGCCCAGGGAGACCGTCACCTTACGTTGGTCCAGGGGCCCAGGGAGACTGTCACCTTACGTTGGTCCAGGGGCCTAGGGAGACTGTCACCTTACGTTGGTCCAGGGGCCCAGGGAGACCGTCACCTTACGTTGGTCCAGGGGCCCAGGGAGACCGTCACCGTACGTTGGTCCAGGGGCCCAGGGAGACCGTCACCTTACGTTGATCCAGGGGCCCAGGGAGACCGTCACCGTACGTTGGTCCAGGGGCCCAGGGAGACCGTCGTCGTACGTTGGTCCAGGGGCCTAGGGAGACTGTCACCTTACGTTGGTCCAGGGGCCCAGGGAGACCGTCACCTTACGTTGGTCCAGGGGCCCAGGGAGACCGTCACCGTACGTTGGTCCAGGGGCCCAGGGAGACCGTCACCTTACATTGGTCCAGGGGCCCAGGGAGACTGTCACCTTACGTTGGTCCAGGGGCCCAGGGAGACCGTCACC GGGCCCAGGGAGACTGTCACCTTACGTTGGTCCAGGGGCCTAGGGAGACTGTCACCTTACGTTGGTCCAGGGGCCCAGGGAGACCGTCACCTTACGTTGGTCCAGGGGCCCAGGGAGACCGTTACCGTACGTTGGTCCAGGGGCCCAGGGAGACCGTCACCTTACGTTGGTCCAGGGGCCCAGGGAGACCGTCACCGTGCGTTGGTCCAGGGGCCCAGGGAGACCGTCGTCGTGCGTTGGTCCAGGGGCCTAGGGAGACTGTCACCTTACGTTGGTCCAGGGGCCCAGGGAGACTGTCACCTTACGTTGGTCCAGGGGCCCAGGGAGACCGTCACCGTACGTTGGTCCAGGGGCCCAGGGAGACCGTCACCTTACGTTGGTCCAGGGGCCCAGGGAGACTGTCACCTTACGTTGGTCCAGGGGCCCAGGGAGACCATCACCTTACGTTGGTCCAGGGGCCCAGGGAGACCGTCACCTTACGTTGGTCCAGGGGCCCAGGGAGACTGTCACCTTACGTTGGTCCAGGGGCCTAGGGAGACTGTCACCTTACGTTGGTCCAGGGGCCCAGGGAGACTGTCACCTTACGTTGGTCCAGGGGCCCAGGGAGACCGTCACCTTACGTTGGTCCAGGGGCCCAGGGAGACCGTCACCGTACGTTGGTCCAGGGGCCCAGGGAGACCGTCACCTTACGTTGGTCCAGGGGCCCAGGGAGACCGTCACCGTACGTTGGTCCAGGGGCCCAGGGAGACCGTCGTCGTACGTTGGTCCAGGGGCCTAGGGAGACTGTCACCTTACGTTGGTCCAGGGGCCCAGGGAGACCGTCACCTTACGTTGGTCCAGGGGCCCAGGGAGACCGTCACCGTACGTTGGTCCAGGGGCCCAGGGAGACCGTCACCTTACGTTGGTCCAGGGGCCCAGGGAGACTGTCACCTTACGTTGGTCCAGGGGCCCAGGGAGACCGTCACCTTACGTTGGTCCAGGGGCCCAGGGAGACCGTCACCTTACGTTGGTCCAGGGGCCCAGGGAGACTGTCACCTTACGTTGGTCCAGGGGCCTAGGGAGACTGTCACCTTACGTTGGTCCAGGGGCCCAGGGAGACCGTCACCTTACGTTGGTCCAGGGGCCCAGGGAGACCGTCACCGTACGTTGGTCCAGGGGCCCAGGGAGACCGTCACCTTACGTTGGTCCAGGGGCCCAGGGAGACCGTCACCGTACGTTGGTCCAGGGGCCCAGGGAGACCGTCGTCGTACGTTGGTCCAGGGGCCTAGGGAGACTGTCACCTTACGTTGGTCCAGGGGCCCAGGGAGACTGTCACCTTACGTTGGTCCAGGGGCCCAGGGAGACCGTCACCGTACGTTGGTCCAGGGGCCCAGGGAGACCGTCACCTTACGTTGGTCCAGGGGCCCAGGGAGACTGTCACCTTACGTTGGTCCAGGGGCCCAGGGAGACCATCACCTTACGTTGGTCCAGGGGCCCAGGGAGACCGTCACCTTACGTTGGTCCAGGGCCCAGGGAGACTATCACCTTACGTTGGTCCAGGGGCCTAGGGAGACTGTCACCTTACGTTGGTCCAGGGGCCCAGGAGACCGTCACCTTACGTTGGTCCAGGGGCCCAGGGAGACCGTCACCGTACGTTGGTCCAGGGGCCCAGGGAGACCGTCACCTTACGTTGGTCCAGGGTCCCAGGGAGACCGTCACCGTACGTTGGTCCAGGGGCCCAGGGAGACCGTCGTCGTACGTTGGTCCAGGGGCCTAGGGAGACTGTCACCTTACGTTGGTCCAGGGGCCCAGGGAGACCGTCACCTTACGTTGGTCCAGGGGCCCAGGGAGACCGTCACCGTACGTTGGTCCAGGGGCCCAGGGAGACCGTCGTCGTACGTTGGTCCAGGGGCCTAG